Proteins from a genomic interval of Bacillota bacterium:
- the tcmP gene encoding three-Cys-motif partner protein TcmP — protein MHDIHPAAPTLVVLDPTGVIGQVQWATIETIAKWRTEIFLNFPYHMAVQRLLPNQHEKLTDEMAKKLDDHLPPGWRSVYDQCVGTDRRFLARGFLELYRKGLQELGYTYVFGSSVFKTDAGLPLYYLIWAGRHQVGANIAKHVLFKQFDPQIRLLAPEDDWLA, from the coding sequence ATGCACGACATCCACCCCGCCGCCCCGACACTGGTCGTGCTAGACCCCACCGGAGTCATAGGCCAGGTGCAATGGGCCACCATCGAGACTATTGCCAAATGGAGAACCGAGATCTTCCTCAACTTCCCGTATCACATGGCGGTCCAGCGCCTGTTGCCGAATCAACATGAGAAACTCACGGATGAAATGGCGAAGAAGCTCGATGACCACTTGCCGCCTGGCTGGAGATCGGTATACGACCAGTGCGTAGGAACCGACCGACGCTTCCTGGCCCGAGGGTTTCTGGAACTCTACCGAAAGGGACTCCAGGAACTCGGCTACACTTACGTTTTCGGGTCCAGCGTCTTCAAGACTGATGCGGGTCTGCCCTTGTACTATCTTATCTGGGCGGGCCGGCATCAGGTGGGTGCGAACATCGCGAAGCACGTGCTGTTCAAGCAGTTTGACCCACAAATCCGATTGCTGGCTCCGGAAGACGACTGGCTCGCGTGA
- a CDS encoding radical SAM protein — translation MVAAVALQRERKSRFVKLFDKTPAGVNCPHFHELVLSNGCPYDCTYCYLRLTFRGNKAPVLFNNGWEQVKSELDAAPGGVFSTGELADSLAVTPPLLDSAIDYFAGQTNKYLLLVTKSTNTRVLTQRDPSPQIIVSFSVNSTAASALYEPLCPSREERLLEAAKLRDLGWRVRIRLDPIIEEAGIPSQSLLPWAHSANTPGSITTLGRLLERVCRDRPMAECGTQ, via the coding sequence ATGGTTGCAGCCGTGGCGCTTCAGCGGGAGAGAAAAAGCCGTTTCGTCAAGCTGTTCGACAAGACCCCGGCGGGCGTCAACTGCCCCCATTTCCACGAGCTGGTCCTGTCGAACGGATGCCCATATGACTGCACCTACTGCTACCTCCGGCTGACCTTTAGGGGGAACAAGGCCCCGGTATTGTTCAACAATGGGTGGGAGCAGGTGAAAAGCGAACTTGACGCCGCCCCCGGTGGCGTGTTTTCGACGGGTGAGCTGGCTGATAGCCTGGCGGTAACCCCGCCCCTCCTGGATTCGGCCATAGACTACTTCGCAGGCCAGACCAACAAGTACCTGCTGTTGGTCACCAAGAGCACGAATACAAGGGTCCTGACCCAGCGTGACCCAAGCCCACAGATTATAGTGTCTTTTTCAGTGAATTCCACCGCTGCCTCGGCTTTGTACGAGCCACTCTGTCCATCTCGAGAAGAGAGACTCCTCGAGGCTGCAAAACTCCGGGACCTTGGGTGGCGGGTCAGGATTCGCCTCGATCCTATCATCGAGGAAGCCGGTATCCCCAGCCAGAGCTTGTTACCGTGGGCACACTCCGCCAATACCCCGGGCTCCATAACTACGCTAGGGAGGCTCCTCGAAAGGGTTTGCAGAGATCGCCCGATGGCCGAATGCGGTACCCAATAG
- a CDS encoding sigma-54-dependent Fis family transcriptional regulator has product MNSDELLRAWQDYVVRRIAEPPGVRRCILDSWNRCRLAGVDPYQVVAPVLAEQQELKRRLERRQQMISISLPLMEDLHSLVQGSGFIVVLADEDGYLLGVVGDEDVAGSASRGNFIKGADWSEETAGTNAVGTCIITRRPLQVVGREHYCRCSHHWTCSAAPIRDPDGNMIGVIDMTATVEKVHPHTLGMVVAAAHAIEYSLMAGKLWEQYKLADEYKTIMLQSMSDGVLAIDETGAVTQANEAACRMFGMGSDQIVGTQLRPFFAESPLLTRFFSFSVNKKNVVELTDEEVAVQTKQGQIKCAVSTRPLRALNDHIVGNIVILREIRRIHQLVNRMVGARARFSFGDLIGKNKEFLKCVQEAAMAAQTDSNALLLGESGTGKEMFAQSIHNASVRRAGPFVAINCAALPRELLASELFGYSEGAFTGAKRGGSPGKFELADGGTILLDEIGDMPVDMQVALLRVLDEKRIVRIGGNEVVPVDVRIIAATNRDLVNLVREGRFRQDLFYRLNTLTIKMVPLRDRVDDIPLLAMHFISRASRSLGKIVDLIHPDALSLLRDYEWPGNVRELENVCEHAVNLTNGNCVLPDAVRLPSTSDHRQHVPGARPLKNLERNAIIEVLQLHKGNMSRVASELGISRSTLYRKLARYDIRIG; this is encoded by the coding sequence GTGAATTCGGACGAACTCTTGAGGGCGTGGCAAGACTATGTGGTGAGGAGAATTGCCGAGCCACCGGGCGTCAGAAGGTGCATCCTGGATTCATGGAACAGGTGCAGGCTCGCCGGGGTAGACCCCTACCAGGTTGTCGCGCCCGTGCTCGCCGAACAGCAAGAGTTGAAGAGGCGACTTGAGCGCAGGCAGCAAATGATATCCATATCGCTGCCGCTAATGGAGGACCTGCACTCGCTGGTGCAAGGGTCCGGTTTCATCGTCGTCTTGGCGGACGAAGACGGCTATCTCCTTGGGGTCGTCGGGGACGAAGACGTGGCGGGTTCCGCGAGTAGGGGAAACTTCATCAAGGGCGCGGACTGGAGTGAGGAGACCGCAGGAACAAACGCCGTCGGTACCTGCATAATAACACGGAGACCTCTCCAGGTGGTAGGGAGAGAGCATTACTGTAGGTGCTCGCACCACTGGACATGCTCTGCAGCCCCCATCCGCGACCCGGACGGCAATATGATCGGAGTCATTGACATGACTGCCACGGTCGAGAAGGTCCATCCTCATACTCTCGGCATGGTTGTCGCCGCAGCACACGCAATAGAGTACAGCCTCATGGCCGGGAAGTTGTGGGAACAATACAAGCTCGCGGACGAATACAAGACCATCATGCTCCAGTCCATGTCCGACGGGGTACTCGCAATCGACGAGACCGGGGCTGTAACACAGGCAAACGAGGCAGCGTGCAGGATGTTTGGGATGGGGTCGGACCAGATCGTCGGCACTCAGCTCCGCCCGTTCTTCGCTGAATCACCGCTTCTCACGAGGTTTTTCTCGTTCAGCGTCAACAAGAAAAACGTCGTTGAGCTGACCGACGAAGAGGTGGCCGTGCAAACCAAGCAGGGACAAATCAAGTGCGCCGTAAGTACGCGACCGCTCAGGGCGCTCAACGATCACATCGTAGGAAACATCGTAATACTGCGGGAGATTCGGCGCATCCACCAGCTGGTCAATAGAATGGTGGGAGCCAGAGCGCGGTTCTCGTTTGGAGACCTGATCGGAAAGAACAAGGAATTCCTCAAGTGCGTTCAGGAGGCCGCCATGGCGGCCCAGACTGACTCAAACGCCCTCCTGCTCGGCGAAAGCGGCACCGGGAAAGAAATGTTTGCGCAGTCCATTCACAACGCGAGCGTGAGAAGGGCCGGGCCTTTTGTAGCGATCAATTGCGCGGCATTGCCGCGCGAGCTGCTTGCGAGTGAGCTGTTCGGTTACAGTGAGGGAGCATTCACCGGCGCAAAGCGAGGTGGGAGCCCTGGCAAGTTCGAACTGGCGGACGGAGGGACAATCCTGCTGGACGAAATAGGAGACATGCCAGTTGATATGCAGGTCGCGCTCTTGAGGGTGCTGGACGAGAAGAGGATCGTCCGTATAGGTGGCAACGAGGTCGTGCCAGTCGATGTCAGGATCATTGCCGCCACCAACAGGGATCTCGTCAATCTGGTTAGAGAGGGCCGGTTCAGGCAAGACCTCTTCTACCGCCTGAATACTCTTACAATCAAGATGGTGCCGCTTCGTGACCGCGTCGATGACATCCCTTTGCTGGCGATGCATTTCATTTCTCGCGCGAGCAGGAGCCTGGGGAAGATCGTGGACCTGATTCACCCGGATGCCCTTTCGCTGTTGCGAGACTACGAATGGCCTGGGAATGTTCGAGAACTGGAGAATGTTTGCGAACACGCAGTCAACCTTACGAACGGGAATTGCGTTCTTCCGGACGCAGTAAGATTGCCTTCGACGAGTGACCATCGTCAGCATGTTCCTGGGGCAAGACCGCTGAAGAACCTCGAAAGAAACGCGATTATTGAGGTGCTCCAACTGCACAAGGGAAACATGAGCAGAGTCGCCTCCGAGCTTGGAATCTCCAGAAGCACCCTCTACCGAAAACTTGCGCGATACGACATCCGGATCGGATAG